The following proteins are co-located in the Ktedonobacteraceae bacterium genome:
- the smpB gene encoding SsrA-binding protein SmpB: MAKQTHAKNTQVKTSDNSEAIKVITVNRQAYHDYFVERTIEAGISLVGTEIKSIRDGKVNLRGSYALIRNGEVWLENAHIAIYEHGNRYNHEPLRNRKLLLHHREIAQLQAKVATKGLTLIPLKLYLKGGRAKVELGLCRGKKLYDKREAIAEREVKREIERVIRKG, from the coding sequence ATGGCAAAACAGACGCATGCTAAAAATACGCAGGTCAAAACTTCGGACAATAGCGAGGCGATAAAGGTTATTACGGTGAACCGCCAGGCCTACCACGATTACTTTGTCGAACGTACCATCGAGGCAGGCATTTCACTGGTCGGCACCGAAATCAAATCTATTCGCGATGGCAAGGTCAACCTGCGCGGCTCCTATGCTCTCATACGCAATGGTGAAGTATGGTTGGAGAACGCCCATATCGCCATCTATGAGCATGGCAATCGCTACAATCACGAACCGCTGCGCAACCGCAAGCTCTTGCTGCACCACCGTGAAATCGCGCAGCTCCAGGCAAAGGTCGCGACGAAAGGCCTGACGCTCATTCCGCTCAAGCTGTACCTCAAAGGTGGCAGGGCCAAGGTCGAACTGGGCCTGTGTCGTGGCAAAAAGCTCTATGATAAACGCGAGGCCATCGCCGAACGCGAGGTGAAGCGCGAGATCGAGCGCGTTATTCGTAAAGGATAG
- a CDS encoding alkaline phosphatase family protein, whose amino-acid sequence MRRFRLLLILVVIVPAVLITKTLAPQTHARADNPIQHIIFIVKENHSFDDYFGLFPGANGTTVGYAKINGVTTQIPLNPGLDKSPNYIHEWNPAHIAYDNGLMDAFNIAAHNKCSAPPYLCYQEMTQAQIPNYWSYAQNFVLNDNTFAPLMGPSFPNHQYTVAAGSGPDLDHSVIDNPHTPPWGCLDPPSVRVKLYDGELVYPCFDYSNLADEMTAAGISWKYYSSSQTIFNALEANQNDYQLPNANARPQDFLNDLKNNTLPNFSWLVAPDAFDEHPPNSTCVGENWTVQMMNALMQSSAWSSTVVFLTWDEYGGFYDHVAPPQMDQLGLGFRVPFLIISPFAYANNDPSNPHIGHDLFDFSSVLKFAEEVFNLPSLGRDDVNAGDPMTEIDTSMVHNQPLILQQRKCGKFDPVPITDD is encoded by the coding sequence TTGCGAAGATTTCGATTGCTCCTTATCCTTGTTGTGATTGTGCCCGCGGTACTCATCACCAAAACGCTTGCTCCACAAACACATGCCCGGGCAGATAATCCCATCCAGCACATCATTTTCATCGTCAAGGAAAACCACTCCTTCGATGATTATTTTGGCCTGTTTCCCGGCGCAAATGGGACAACCGTCGGATATGCTAAGATCAATGGGGTCACAACACAGATTCCATTGAACCCCGGCCTCGATAAATCTCCCAACTATATCCACGAGTGGAATCCCGCGCATATCGCCTATGACAACGGTCTGATGGATGCGTTCAACATTGCGGCACATAACAAATGCAGTGCGCCACCCTATCTGTGCTACCAGGAAATGACGCAGGCGCAGATCCCGAACTACTGGTCCTATGCCCAGAACTTCGTTTTGAACGATAACACGTTCGCTCCGCTCATGGGTCCATCATTTCCCAATCACCAGTATACCGTCGCCGCCGGCTCTGGACCGGACCTCGACCATAGTGTGATTGACAACCCACATACACCGCCCTGGGGCTGCCTGGACCCTCCATCGGTGAGAGTCAAATTGTACGATGGAGAGCTTGTCTATCCCTGTTTTGACTACTCGAACCTGGCCGATGAGATGACCGCCGCGGGCATCTCCTGGAAGTATTATTCATCGTCGCAAACCATCTTCAACGCCCTGGAGGCCAACCAGAACGATTACCAGTTGCCCAATGCCAATGCTCGGCCCCAGGATTTCCTGAACGACTTGAAGAATAATACGCTGCCCAACTTTAGCTGGCTGGTCGCACCCGACGCTTTCGACGAGCATCCACCCAACTCGACATGCGTTGGCGAGAACTGGACGGTGCAGATGATGAACGCCCTCATGCAGTCTTCTGCCTGGAGCAGCACGGTCGTGTTCCTGACATGGGATGAGTATGGCGGGTTCTATGATCATGTGGCCCCGCCGCAAATGGATCAACTTGGTCTTGGCTTCCGCGTGCCATTTCTCATTATCAGCCCGTTTGCCTACGCCAATAATGATCCGAGTAATCCTCACATCGGCCATGATCTCTTCGACTTCTCGAGCGTCCTCAAGTTTGCCGAGGAGGTGTTCAATCTTCCGTCGCTGGGCCGGGACGACGTGAACGCGGGCGATCCCATGACGGAAATCGATACCTCGATGGTTCACAACCAGCCATTGATACTCCAGCAGCGCAAATGCGGAAAATTCGATCCGGTCCCGATTACCGACGATTAG
- a CDS encoding PaaI family thioesterase has protein sequence MPDSYEERGNLSPDFLQEIPKNFGILHLLGMKIVKAGAGIGQVSIHVDSRLMHPQQIVHGGVIFTIADAAMSMALMPVIPQGSLFGTIEAKINFMQPVRAGDLLAEGKIIHKGRTTAVIEATVYNINEGEQQAVAKVLGTFYIRQPKDTSTQ, from the coding sequence ATGCCAGATTCATACGAAGAACGGGGAAACCTTTCCCCAGATTTTTTGCAAGAGATTCCTAAAAATTTTGGTATCCTGCACCTGCTAGGGATGAAGATTGTGAAGGCCGGTGCAGGAATAGGACAGGTAAGCATTCACGTGGATAGCCGTTTGATGCACCCACAGCAGATTGTGCATGGCGGCGTCATTTTTACGATTGCCGACGCGGCCATGTCTATGGCGCTGATGCCAGTCATTCCCCAGGGTTCGCTTTTCGGCACTATCGAGGCGAAAATAAATTTTATGCAGCCGGTACGGGCCGGCGACCTGCTGGCCGAAGGCAAAATTATTCACAAGGGACGCACCACGGCAGTAATCGAAGCCACGGTCTATAACATTAACGAGGGTGAACAGCAGGCCGTCGCGAAGGTGCTGGGAACATTTTATATCCGGCAGCCTAAAGATACGAGTACGCAATGA
- a CDS encoding MMPL family transporter — MHPAILSAAKHLCQASIERPVMFYHLGKFATRYRWLIVGFWMVAIVAGLPFAPQASSVLQSGGFTSPDVQSERAVDLLTAKLHLNLNIVQVIFTSQRYTAYSPQFLQESQEALAGLRNWSEVSGVINYTDNPRQVSLDQHAAYANVMLKSDPDSAPKLLPQLEHRLQSVPDLHTTVGGGPVFYEDIQTVSENDLRRAELLAFPFAIIALLLVFRSVVAAILPALVGGGAVVVSLALIFGLGHITPLSIFVLNITTLFGLGLGVDYSLFMVSRFREELSHGRSVEEAVAITVATAGRAVTFSGFTVSIGLAGLIFFRINMLRSVGIGGVLVVLMAVLAAITLLPAVLAITGTRINAFPVRIPWPRKRTGVRSIAPHDIATQNSKIEPHSGFWYRLSSLVMRYPVRILVPVLLFLIALGTPFLGVRFSAPDASILPASVPSRAAYDLLATRFNANETTPILLAVQTRGDVLTPDNIRKLYLYVLRIEADPRVARVDSIVSADPRYTLDQYELVYTHPQLITDPYLSALLKSSVAGNTTMIQVISKYDMLDQRSEELVQTIRNTNPGGGITVLVDGGTAGNIDYVTSLYTDFPKAVLIVAIVTYIVLLLFFRSVVLPLKAILMNTLSILASYGALVLIFQDGFLHQVLGFTPLGFVEASSPILLFCSLFGLSMDYEVFLLSRIQEAFWQTGDNTRAVALGLQRSGGIITSAAVIVIVVSACFASADMILVKALGLGMALAVALDATLVRGLLVPATMRLLGNLNWWLPLVGVQRHPPALAESYGRLNEGQEPHQNTSETLSDTGIGGGRR, encoded by the coding sequence ATGCATCCTGCCATTCTGAGCGCAGCGAAGCATCTCTGCCAGGCTTCTATAGAAAGGCCGGTTATGTTCTACCATCTGGGCAAGTTTGCTACCCGCTATCGCTGGTTGATCGTGGGCTTCTGGATGGTCGCTATCGTGGCTGGATTACCATTCGCGCCGCAAGCCAGTTCGGTGCTGCAATCCGGCGGTTTTACCAGTCCTGATGTTCAATCGGAACGCGCTGTTGATCTCCTGACCGCAAAGCTGCATCTCAATCTCAATATTGTCCAGGTCATCTTTACCAGCCAGCGTTATACTGCCTATAGCCCGCAATTTCTGCAAGAATCACAGGAGGCGCTGGCCGGGCTACGCAACTGGTCGGAGGTCTCGGGCGTCATCAACTATACCGACAATCCGCGCCAGGTTTCGCTAGATCAACACGCGGCCTATGCCAATGTAATGCTCAAATCCGATCCGGATAGCGCTCCGAAGCTCTTGCCCCAGTTAGAGCATCGCCTGCAATCCGTTCCCGACCTGCACACAACTGTCGGTGGTGGCCCGGTCTTTTATGAAGATATCCAGACCGTCAGCGAAAACGACTTGCGGCGCGCGGAACTATTAGCGTTTCCTTTTGCCATCATAGCCTTACTGCTCGTCTTCCGTTCGGTGGTTGCCGCTATACTTCCGGCGCTTGTCGGTGGGGGAGCGGTCGTCGTCTCACTTGCGCTCATCTTTGGTCTGGGGCACATAACGCCTCTCTCCATCTTCGTACTGAATATTACAACCCTTTTCGGTCTTGGACTGGGCGTAGACTACTCGCTGTTCATGGTCAGTCGCTTCCGGGAAGAACTCTCGCATGGACGCAGTGTTGAGGAGGCGGTGGCGATTACTGTTGCCACTGCCGGGCGAGCCGTTACCTTTTCTGGCTTTACCGTCTCAATCGGCCTGGCTGGCCTCATATTCTTCCGCATCAACATGCTGCGTTCGGTCGGTATAGGCGGCGTCCTCGTCGTATTGATGGCTGTGCTCGCGGCCATCACACTGCTGCCCGCCGTACTTGCCATCACCGGCACAAGAATCAATGCTTTTCCCGTGCGCATTCCCTGGCCGCGGAAACGCACCGGTGTTCGTTCTATTGCGCCGCATGATATAGCAACACAAAACAGCAAGATAGAACCACATTCTGGTTTCTGGTACCGGCTCTCCAGCCTTGTGATGCGCTATCCCGTGCGTATCCTGGTGCCGGTGCTGCTCTTTTTGATCGCGCTCGGAACGCCATTCCTGGGGGTGCGTTTCTCCGCGCCCGACGCGTCAATCTTGCCGGCCAGCGTCCCGTCGCGAGCGGCATATGACCTGCTGGCCACGCGCTTCAATGCCAACGAAACAACGCCTATCTTACTGGCCGTGCAAACCAGAGGCGACGTATTAACCCCCGATAACATCCGCAAACTTTACCTGTATGTGCTGCGAATTGAGGCCGATCCGCGCGTTGCGCGTGTGGATAGCATCGTCAGCGCCGACCCGCGCTACACGCTCGATCAATATGAACTGGTTTATACCCATCCACAGTTGATAACTGATCCCTACCTGTCAGCCCTGCTCAAGTCATCGGTCGCGGGCAATACGACCATGATCCAGGTCATCAGCAAGTATGATATGCTCGATCAACGGTCGGAAGAGCTGGTACAGACGATTCGTAACACGAACCCCGGCGGAGGAATCACTGTGCTGGTGGATGGAGGAACTGCCGGTAATATCGACTATGTTACCTCACTCTATACCGACTTCCCTAAAGCTGTGCTGATCGTCGCGATTGTCACCTATATCGTGTTGTTGCTCTTCTTCCGTTCAGTGGTGTTGCCATTGAAGGCCATTCTGATGAACACGCTGTCTATTCTGGCGAGCTATGGGGCGCTGGTACTCATCTTTCAGGATGGCTTCTTGCACCAGGTGTTAGGCTTCACACCGCTTGGGTTTGTCGAGGCCTCAAGCCCCATTCTCCTGTTCTGCTCGCTTTTCGGGCTTTCGATGGACTACGAGGTCTTCCTGCTCTCGCGCATCCAGGAGGCATTCTGGCAGACCGGCGATAATACGCGTGCCGTGGCACTTGGTTTGCAGCGCAGCGGTGGCATTATCACGAGCGCCGCCGTCATCGTGATTGTGGTCAGCGCCTGTTTCGCCTCTGCCGATATGATTCTGGTCAAGGCGCTCGGCCTGGGCATGGCGCTCGCGGTCGCGCTCGATGCAACGTTGGTGCGAGGATTGCTCGTTCCTGCCACCATGCGGCTGCTCGGCAATCTGAACTGGTGGCTTCCACTTGTAGGAGTGCAGCGCCATCCTCCTGCGCTTGCCGAGAGTTATGGCCGGTTGAACGAAGGTCAGGAGCCGCACCAAAACACGAGCGAAACATTGAGCGATACCGGAATAGGAGGCGGCAGGCGATGA
- a CDS encoding WD40 repeat domain-containing protein, translating to MWKSLHRPFFLTLITGFLFLFLAACSTTGGSPTSVTTPAATPSPTLANITPYTVSGHSDDITDVAWSPNGKLIASSSKDKTVRVWDAVTGKALYTFTGHSDEVNAIAWSPDSKRIASGSSDGTVQVWDATTGSNVLTFHSPDSSVGAVAWSPDGKLIASGADTIQIWDATTGKTSQTINPKAGVNALAWSPDSKQIAAGHTDGTVTVWNATSASLLFTVGQSSDQTQVNPNAIAWSPDGKQIVYGTNTGLIQVFDATTGKLGVVYKGFAEGISAVKWLSDGKRIVAAGFDGTVQLFDAGTGSKISTYTDPSGDVETMDLSPDGMYVVTGGIDMKERVAKLG from the coding sequence ATGTGGAAATCTTTACACCGCCCTTTTTTTCTTACCCTTATTACCGGCTTTCTGTTTTTGTTTTTAGCTGCCTGCAGCACAACTGGCGGCAGTCCGACATCTGTGACGACACCAGCAGCAACCCCAAGTCCCACTCTGGCGAATATCACGCCTTATACTGTGTCCGGTCATAGCGATGATATAACTGATGTGGCCTGGTCGCCGAATGGGAAATTGATTGCATCCTCCAGCAAAGACAAGACCGTGCGCGTATGGGATGCTGTCACCGGTAAGGCTCTCTATACCTTTACGGGTCATTCCGACGAAGTGAACGCTATCGCGTGGTCGCCTGATAGCAAAAGAATTGCTTCGGGAAGTTCTGATGGCACGGTACAGGTCTGGGATGCCACTACTGGAAGCAACGTTCTTACCTTTCACAGCCCGGATTCCTCTGTTGGCGCCGTTGCCTGGTCGCCTGATGGCAAGTTGATTGCCTCTGGCGCGGATACCATTCAGATCTGGGATGCGACAACCGGAAAGACCTCCCAGACTATAAATCCTAAAGCTGGGGTAAACGCTTTGGCCTGGTCTCCAGATAGCAAGCAGATCGCCGCGGGCCATACTGATGGTACTGTAACGGTGTGGAATGCCACCTCAGCCAGCCTTCTTTTTACTGTAGGTCAATCTAGCGACCAGACCCAGGTGAATCCGAATGCCATCGCCTGGTCACCTGATGGGAAGCAGATCGTCTACGGTACTAATACAGGACTGATCCAGGTCTTTGATGCCACGACGGGCAAATTGGGGGTAGTGTATAAGGGTTTTGCAGAAGGAATCTCGGCAGTGAAATGGTTGTCCGATGGCAAGCGTATTGTCGCGGCAGGCTTTGATGGAACGGTGCAGCTCTTTGATGCCGGTACCGGTAGCAAGATCTCTACCTATACCGATCCTTCCGGTGATGTGGAGACGATGGATCTCTCGCCGGATGGGATGTATGTTGTCACCGGAGGCATAGATATGAAAGAGCGAGTCGCGAAACTGGGATAA
- a CDS encoding lipocalin family protein yields MIQHFWRKLAHTKYIVPIMSTGALLVLLLSACSFPGIPSTSAQLPVVNSTPTAAPLPPIRFPQDEAAHRDLTEWWYYTGHVNAVTSAGTAHHYGFELVIFQALRSDLPPVYAAHFAISDITRGEFHYDQRSQAEPNAVIPNGTSTGGISEHVGNWTITGLNGLDHLSASINNYTIQFNLRGLKPPVLHNGNGLITYGLGGFSYYYSRTRMAVSGTLIDHGQPLQVTGLAWMDHQWGNFLPSGGGGWDWYSIQLKNGTEMKLYVIRDAQGNILSTYASFIDASARDHLLPASALKISVLNHWKSPVTGANYPSGWRLQIDDPQLQATLTLTPELKDQELVVYQSTGNSYWEGAVSIQGQSAGVPVSGEGYVELTGYANS; encoded by the coding sequence ATGATACAGCATTTCTGGCGTAAACTGGCCCATACAAAATATATCGTTCCTATCATGAGTACAGGTGCGCTGCTGGTGTTGTTGCTCTCAGCGTGTAGCTTTCCTGGCATTCCTTCAACGTCCGCGCAATTGCCGGTTGTAAATTCCACACCAACAGCCGCACCGCTACCGCCTATCCGCTTTCCACAGGATGAGGCGGCACACCGCGACCTCACGGAGTGGTGGTACTATACCGGCCATGTCAATGCTGTGACTTCCGCTGGTACAGCACACCATTATGGCTTTGAACTGGTCATCTTCCAGGCATTGCGCAGCGACCTGCCGCCCGTATACGCAGCGCACTTTGCGATCAGCGACATCACGCGTGGAGAGTTTCACTACGATCAACGCAGTCAGGCCGAGCCGAATGCCGTCATTCCAAATGGCACATCTACCGGCGGCATCTCGGAGCATGTCGGCAACTGGACGATTACCGGTCTGAACGGTTTAGACCATCTCAGCGCCTCTATAAACAATTACACGATCCAGTTCAACCTGCGCGGTCTCAAACCGCCTGTCCTGCACAATGGCAATGGCCTGATTACCTATGGATTGGGTGGATTTTCTTACTACTATTCACGCACGCGCATGGCGGTCTCCGGCACGCTTATCGATCACGGGCAGCCTTTGCAGGTGACGGGTCTGGCGTGGATGGATCATCAATGGGGCAACTTCCTTCCGTCAGGTGGTGGTGGCTGGGATTGGTACAGCATCCAGCTCAAAAATGGTACGGAAATGAAGTTGTACGTTATCCGTGACGCGCAGGGCAACATTCTTTCGACCTATGCCAGTTTTATCGATGCCAGCGCCAGAGATCACCTTTTGCCGGCCAGTGCCTTGAAGATCAGTGTGCTGAATCACTGGAAAAGTCCCGTAACAGGCGCGAATTATCCCTCTGGTTGGCGCCTGCAAATCGATGATCCACAATTGCAAGCCACGCTCACTTTAACTCCAGAATTGAAAGATCAGGAGCTTGTCGTCTACCAATCAACCGGCAATAGTTATTGGGAAGGGGCCGTGAGTATTCAGGGACAGAGCGCAGGCGTACCCGTCAGTGGCGAGGGCTATGTAGAATTGACCGGCTACGCCAATAGCTAA